Below is a window of Undibacterium sp. YM2 DNA.
GCTTGCACTATTAATTGAAGATTACGAAAAACGTGCGTATCAATTCGAGGCACTTGACCCAATCGAGATCATTGAATTTAGGATGGCTGAGCAAGGACTTCGGCAGAAAGACCTTGTGCCACTCTTGGGTAGCAGAAGTCGGGTATCTGAAGTATTGGGTGGCAAACGACCTCTTACCGTGCAAATGATTCGCGCATTGTCAAGCGGCCTTGGAATTCCTGCAGATGCGCTGATCGGGAGAGAACCAAACACCGCATCGCATAACGGCGAGAGCAACGTCGAAGAGATTGATTGGAAGCGTTTTCCGTACCGGGAGATGGAAAGGCGTGGATGGTTCAGCGCGGCGAAAATCAGCGGAAAGAATGCGGAAGAAATGCTTCGCTCCTTCCTCGCCCAGATCGTCCCTAGCCGTCAAGCGCCAATCATGTTCAGACGCAGGTTTCGGGGTGATAAACTTGATGAAAAGGCGTATTATTCAACACTGGCATGGACAGCTCGGGTATTGATGCGCGCTAAAGAAGTTGAGAACGATTTGCCTCGATTTGATCCCGCTAAAATTTCTGCTGATACGCTGCGCGACCTCGCGCGACTAAGTTGGTTTAGTAATGGACCGCGCTTGGCAGTCGAATTTCTTTCGAAGTGCGGCATTGTAGTGATCGTCGAACCTCGGTTGCCAAACGCGGTAATAGATGGTGCGGCAATGCTGTCGGAGTGGGGGAAGCCGGTGATTGGCCTCACACTACGGATTGACCGGACTGACTATTTTTGGTTCACCCTTATGCATGAGGTCGTGCATGTATGGAAACACCTTAATACGACCGATGAAGCATTTATTGATCGAGTAGAGAGAATTGCAAGCACTGAGAAGAACGAGCAAAAAGAGAATGAAGCAAACCGTATAGCCCGCGATTCTTTTATTCGCCGCGCAGTCTGGGAACGTTCCTCGGCGAGGCTTGCGCCCACACATCAAAGCATTCAGGAACTTGCGGATAGCCTGCATATTCACCCTGCAATTGTGGCTGGACGAATTCAATTTGAGAGCGGGCACTATGAGAATTTCCGTGAATTTTTAGAGCAAGGATTGGTACAACAGCACTTCAATGAAGTCTTTATGACGTAGGCAGGAGATATCGATGGATAGTCGCTCAGTTTATGTGCCGTTGGTTAAGGGCAAAAGGAATGATTTAGTGGCCGTAGGAAAGGTCAACAATGACGTGCGTCAATTGATGAAGCCATTCGTTGAGGCGATGCCGATCAATCCCAAAAAGCCTTTTGTGGAAGAGCATGTACACAAACTGTGCGGGTACATTCGAAAGCACTTGCCAATGGGAGATATTTTTGTCGATTTCTTTGGTTTGATGCCGGATGCAGTTATTCCGGACGGTACAAATGCTATTCTCCACGGATTTGCGTTGCTCAAAGCGTTCGGTCGCCCTGTTACCCCTGCATTTGGTTTTGAGCGTAACGACAATTTGTGGGATGCGCTTGGCACAATTGCCCGTGATTTTGACAAGGGATTTTGCTTTCGCCTATCCCGCGACGATCTCGCGGAATACCTTTTTGATGACGTATGGGCGCTAATCATTGAGCGTACAGCCCAGATGCGATTGCCTCAAGACAAAATCGATTTGCTATTAGATTTGCGACACATCGATGACGACGACAATACGAATCTTGCCGAGAGTGTAGTCTCCTTCCTATTTCATAATCCCAATGTTGCCGGATATAGATCAATCATTGTCGCCGGGTCGTCTGCGCTGAAAACGGTAAGTGACATTGAAAAGGATAATGTCGGCGAGGTGATTCGCCAGGAGCTGCATCTTTGGTCAACTCTATGGAGAGATATGCCGGATACGGTTAAACCGACATTTGGGGATTACGGCGTAATTCATCCTGATTTCAGCGATCAGAATGCAAGTCTAAAAGTGAATGCCAAGATTCGTTACACAGCAGGCGACAAGATCATATATTTCCGGGGGCATGGTCTTCATCGCCCAGTCAAGGATTATGACCAATACCATGACATAGCTGCTCGTGTAACTTCAGATCGTCGGTACGTTGACCGGTCGCGTAGCTTCGGCGACGCGTATATCGATGATTGCGCCAAGCGCCTCATCAAACCTGGTTCGCTCGGAACGTGGGTCGTCGCAGATATGAATCATCACGTGTGTTATACGGCACGCCAATTGGCCCGTCTCACTCAAGAGTTGGCATCGGTGGCGACTGAAGGTGAAGCTGATATTGCCCTTGCTGCCGTTTAGAACTTTCTTACGTTACTGGCATTCTTCCGACGCAAATTGCGAACACCTTTTGCCATTTCGGAATTTAGGCAAAATGCTCGTATTTAATCCGATTAGTACAGATGTTGCCAAGTGTGCAGCAAGCCTGAGACTCGCAAGAACTGCGCCATCGCGGTCGCAGACTTTAGGGGTTCGTGATCCAATTTCTTCATTTGAAAGTTTTCTAACTCCCACTTGCAAGGCTTGCCAGCGGTCGTGATAAGACTTGGCTTCCGTACCTTGCTCTTCCAAGAAGGGCAAGACTTTGCCATTAAACAGATCTGCTGTGGTAAAAGGTGTCTTCGTGGTGTACAGCTTGGCAGCTGGGCGCTATCCCCCGCAGGGTGTGGAGCTATTCAGAAATGGAAAAATCATCCGAGAACGGTTGACCCCGAATATTAGAGCAGGAATTGGACCGAATCCGCGACCGCACTCAGAACCAGAATGGCAACATTTCGGCTTTGAAGTCACGGCTTCGATGATTTGTCAGGTTTGAGTACTTGCTCAGACATAAGTAATTGCGCATAATGTAATCAATTTGATGATGCCGACCACCTAGCCATGAGCGAAAATTCTGTATCTTTTTTGTTTGACCGTCGTTTCTTATAGATGACGAGTGCGGTTATGCACCCCAACGCGTCGAAAGTATGAGTCACGCCCAGCGTGAACGCTTGGCGTATATCGACTTCCGTCTGTACTTTATGGGTGAGATCGGTAGACCTGATCTGGCAAGTCGCTTTGGGGTGGCCCCTGCGGGCGCAACTCGGGATCTCGCACTTTATCGAGAGATTGCTCCGCAGAACATCGAGTTTGACGGTAGCAGCAAGATCTATCGAATAGGCAAAGAGTTCGGTTCTTTGTTTAACCATATTCCGCAGCGTGTGTTGTCAGCGCTTTCGCTTGGATTTGGTGATGGTGTGAATGGCGACGCGTGGCCAATGCTACCGTGCGAATCCCCGGCTGTTTTAAGCAGTCCGCGTATAGAGGTCCTTGCTTCGATTTGCCGGGCCATTCATGCCAAGCGTCCAATAGCAGTTCGATATCACTCGCTTAGCAGAGGTGATTCTGACCGCGTGATCGTGCCATTCGCGCTGGTTGATACAGGCCTACGCTGGCATGTTCGAGCTTTTGATCGCAAGAGCAGCGAGTTCCGCGACTTCGTCGTCACCCGCATCGAAGCGCCGACTTTGGTTGATGAGGAACCCAAAGCCAACGAGCGCCCTGAGAACGACATTCAGTGGACGCGGATTGTGGAGTTGGACTTGGTGCCGCCCCCGCGCCTTGCTCGCCCAGAGATCATCAGGATGGACTACGGAATGGCTGATAGCTCGATACGCATGCGTGTGCGCGCTGCGTTCGCGGACAATATGCTGCTTCGGTGGAGCGTAGACGCGTCGCCGGATCACAGTCTTAGAGAAGAACAGTACCGTCTGTGGCTCAGCGATCCGCTGGCCTTGTACGGGGTAGAGAACGCCAAGCTCGCGCCAGGATATCAAGCCCCCGCCGCGAAGACAGCACACAAATAGGACAAGACACGATGGCAACTAACGACACAAACAAGAATGGCGGTAATCTCGGCTTCGAGGCTGATATGTTCAAAGCAGCCGACAAGCTGCGCGGCAATATGGAGCCGTCCGACTACAAGCACGTCGCGCTTGGACTCATCTTCCTGAAGTACATCTCGGACGCCTTCGAAGCGCGGCACAAGGCGTTGCTGGCTGAAGATCCTCACGCGGCCGAGGACAAGGATGAGTACCTTGCCGACAACGTGTTTTGGGTTCCCAAGGATGCCCGCTGGTCTCACTTACAAGCCAACGCCAAGCTCCCGACGATCGGGACGTTGATTGATGACGCAATGCGCGCCATCGAAAAAGATAACGAGTCCCTCAAGGGCGTGCTTCCCAAGGACTACGCGCGGCCTGCGCTCAACAAGGTGATGCTCGGCGAGCTGATCGACCTGATCTCTGGTATTGCGCTCAATAAAGAGGGCCATGCATCGCGTGACATCCTCGGCCGTGTCTACGAATACTTCCTTGGCCAGTTCGCCGGTGCCGAAGGCAAGCGCGGCGGCGAGTTCTACACGCCGCGTTCAGTGGTTCGTGTAATGGTGGAAATGCTGGAGCCCTACCAAGGCCGCATCTATGACCCGTGCTGCGGCTCGGGCGGGATGTTTGTCCAGTCCGAGAAGTTTGTGCAGGAGCATGGCGGGCGTATTGGTGACATCGCCATCTATGGACAGGAATCGAACTATGTTACGTGGCGTCTGGCCAAGATGAACCTCGCTGTGCGCGGCATTGACTCCGACATCCGCTGGAACAATGATGGCAGCTTTCACAAGGACGAGTTGCGCGACCTCAAGGCCGACTATATCCTCGCCAATCCACCGTTCAATATTTCCGACTGGGGTGGCGACCGTCTGCGAGAAGACGTCCGTTGGAAGTTCGGCGCGCCGCCTGTGGGCAACGCCAACTATGCGTGGCTTCAGCACATCTACCACCACCTCGCCCCAAATGGTACGGCAGGCGTAGTGCTGGCCAACGGCTCGATGAGTTCCAACCAGTCCGGCGAAGGCGACATCCGCAAGGCGATGCTCGAGGCTGACGCAGTGGATTGCATGTTGGCGCTACCTGGGCAGCTCTTTTACTCCACGCAGATTCCTGCCTGCCTGTGGTTCCTGGCTCGCAACAAGTACCCCAGCAAGGGCCTGCGCGATCGGCGCGGTCAAGTGCTGTTCATCGACGCCCGCAAGCTGGGCGTGCTGGTGGATCGCACCCGGCGAGAACTCACCGATGAGGAAGTTAAGAAGATCGCCGACACCTATCACGCTTGGCGGGGCGAAGAAGGCGCGGGCGAGTACGCCGATGTAGCGGGCTTCTGCAAGTCAGCTTCGATGGATGATATCCGTAAGCATGGCCATGTTCTGACGCCAGGTCGTCACGTTGGTGCGGCGGATGTGGAAGACGATGGCGAACCCTTCGAGGAAAAGATGGCGCGGCTGTCCTCTCAATGGCGCGAGCTACGGGCAACAGCGGCCAAGCTTGATGCTACGGTTGAGGCCAATTTGAAGGAGCTGGGCTATGGCGAATGACTGGCGTGATGTTTCGCTCGGTGACCTCTTCAAGGTCAAACACGGATTCGCCTTCAAAGGCGAATTTTTCACCGAAGAACCGCAAGACACAGTTCTTGTTACACCCGGCAATTTCGCTATTGGCGGAGGATTTCAAGACGGAAAGCGCAAGTACTACATTGGCCCGGTGCCTGAGGATTACGTTTTAAAGCCTGGGCAAGTTGCCGTGACGATGACAGACCTTAGCAAGGAGTCTGATACCCTAGGATATGCCGCGAGCATTCCGGATGACTCAAACATCTGGCTGCACAATCAACGCGTTGGCTTGCTCGAGTTCAAATCTGTCGTACCAACGTCGCCACGTTTCATTCAATACCTATTACGTACGCACGAATATCGTTCTTGGATTGTAGGTTCCGCAACGGGTACAACGGTAAAGCACACGTCGCCTGGTCGAATTGAGAGCTTTGTAACGCGAATTCCACCCATTGAAGAACAATGCGCCATCGCGCACATCCTCGGCTCGCTCGACGACAAAATCGAACTAAACCGGCGCGCGAACGAGACGCTGGAGGCGATGGCAAGAACCTTGTTCAAAGCATGGTTCGTGGACTTTGAGCCAGTGCGCGCTAAGCTGGAGGGGCGCTGGCTGCGTGGCCAATCTTTACCCGGCCTGCCAGCGCACCTCTACGACCTTTTTCCCAGCGGGCTTTCTGAATCGGAGCTGGGGGATATTCCTGTAGGTTGGGAGATTGGCAGTTTTTATGATGCTGTTGAAATTATCGGAGGTGGAACACCGAAAACTTCGGTCAGCGAATACTGGGATGGCGAAATTCCGTGGTTTTCAGTCGTGGATACGCCTGCGGCGAGCGATGTCTTCGTTGTTCAAACAGAAAAGTCGATTACCCAGGCCGGGTTGAATGGTAGTTCGGCGCGGCTGATTACCAAAGGCACGACGATCATATCCGCGCGAGGAACTGTTGGTAATTTAGCTATCGCAGGGTGTGAAATGGCATTCAACCAATCGTGCTATGCGCTCCTGGGTAAGAACGGTTCGGGAAGTTACTTCGTATTTTTATTTGCGCAGCGCATGGTTGAACAGCTTAAAGCAATGGCACATGGCTCCGTGTTCTCGACGATTACGCGGCAAACATTCGAAGCAGTGCGAACTGTGCTTCCGCCAGAAAACGTGCTTCAACAATTCGAGCAAAGTGCGGCTAGTCTGCTCGATGCAATTTTCGGCAACGTCAACGAATCTCGTTCCCTCGCCCAACTGCGCGATACCCTTTTGCCCAAACTCATCTCTGGCGAGCTGCGTGTGCCGGATCCCGAGAGAATTGCTGGAGTTTGATTCAATGAAACTTCAGCTTGATCCAAATATATACGATGCATGCCCGCCATACAACGATTGGCTAGATGAGCAATATTCAGAACAGTCAGGACCGCTTGATATCCTTGGTTATCAACCAAGGCCAAGTTTTGTCCTGTTTACCATGAGCCCGGATACCTATGAGGCTACTTTTTCTGACTTTGTACAACAGCGAGAAGAGGAGATAAAAGGATCTGTATGTAATCTCTTTCCATCCCCGATTGCATACTATTTTTATCGATTTGAAAACGGGTATGAGAACGATTTACAACGTCTCCACTTCCTTAGGGATACTTGGGAGTCCGTAATCGATATCCTACACGCGCTGGCGGTGGCCGAATCCAAGCATTGGCAAATTCCTCTAGTAGTTCCGCTGAAGTTTAAAGATCTGCTCACTGATAGTGTTGCAAAGAGACTTGAAAATATTGAGGGGATAGTAAATCAGTTAGGTGCAAGTGGCATTACTTCAAGCGTCGCTCAAATATCTCCGACAGCGATTCTCAATGCGATGAGAGACCTCAATCAATCACGTAACGCGTTCTCTCACAGCTCGGCACAATCCGAGGCACAGGCGCGAAATTGGATAAGTGAATGTTATGTTGATGTTTTGGAAGTTCTGGCTGGTTTAGATGCCCTAGAAGACATTCAGATTGTTCGATATTTAAGTCAGGTTGATGGAACCACACTTCGATGCGAAGTTTTCAGGGGTCACAGCTCTACCAGAACAATCCAAAATATAAAAATTAGCCACGAGCAAATGGTCGCTTCAGCTAAATATTTTCAGCAAGGTCAGATGCTTGTCATCGCGGGCGGGCTAATTTTCGGACTTCGCCCGATGATTCACTTTCGTGAGGATGGTGTCGGACACACGACACGCCTCTGTATTTTTAGAAAAACTCGCGGGGATGCTCTGGATAGGCGCTTTGAGTACGAAGTGGTCGGCGAAGCTGTGCGTCAAGAAGAGAATCGTGCAAATTTCTCCGCAGAATTGAATGAGCTGCGTGCGCTATTTGATTTAGGAGCGGACTAGCAATGTGCAAACTTAATGGGGCAGGAGAAAAGTGATGGCATTTTTGTCGGAGGCAGCCCTTGAGCTGGCACTTCTGGAGCAATTGGTGGGGCTGGGATACAGCATCGAACGCGAGGAGGATATCGGCCCCGATGGACATCGCCCGGAACGCGAGAGTCACGATGAGGTAGTGCTGAAGAAGCGATTCGAGAACGCCGTTGCGTTGCTCAATCCAGGCTTGCCAGCGGAGGCGCGCCAGGATGCCATCCGCAAGGTGATGCAGTCGGAGCTGCCGTCATTGCTTGAAGAGAATCGCCGCATCCACAAGTTATTGACTGAAGGCGTGGACGTCGAATATTACGCCACCGACGGCACTCTGACTGCAGGCAAGGTATCGCTTATCGATTTTGAGAGGCCAAAACAGAATGACTGGTTGGCCGTAAGCCAGTTCGTGGTCATTGCCGGACAGTATAACCGTCGTACTGACGTGGTCATCTTCGTGAATGGGCTACCTCTTGGCGTGATCGAGTTGAAAGCGCCAGGGAGCGGCAATGCGACCTTGGTCGGCGCATTCAACCAAATGCAGACCTACAAGAAGCAGATATCGGCGCTTTTCCATACCAACGCGCTGCTGGTGACTTCAGATGGAATTACCGCTCGGGTCGGCTCGCTGTCCGCCGATTTGGAACGCTTTATGCCCTGGCGCACGACCGACGGCACGGACGTTGCCCCTAAGGGTTCTCCAGAACTTTCGACGCTAGTCGAGGGCGTTTTTGAACAACGGCGCCTGCTCGACCTGCTGTGCTACTTCACGGTGTTTGGGGAAACTGGCTCAGGCTTGGCGAAGATTATTGCTGGCTATCACCAGTTTCACGCGGTGCGACACGCGGTCAACAGCACAGTGACTGCGTCCGCCCCCGGAGGCAACCAGCGGGTCGGCGTGATTTGGCACACACAAGGTTCCGGAAAAAGCCTACTGATGGCGTTCTACGCTGGGCAATTGGTCAAGCACCCAAAGATGGCCAACCCAACCCTGGTGGTGCTGACTGACCGGAACGACCTCGACGATCAACTGTTTGCGACTTTTTCAATGTGCCGCGATTTGATTCGCCAGACACCGGTGCAGGCAGACAGCCGCGAGGACTTGCAGAAGCACTTGGCACGTGCATCCGGTGGGGTTATTTTCACCACGTTGCAGAAATTTGGCGAGACCAGCCAGGCGCTGACTGATCGACGCAACGTGATCGTGATTGCGGATGAAGCCCATCGCAGTCAATATGGCTTCAGAGCCAAGGTGGACGCGAAGACCGGAGAAATTTCCTACGGCTTCGCCAAGTACATGCGCGATGCCCTACCCAACGCATCGTTTATTGGCTTCACAGGCACGCCCATCGAAGCCGATGACGTTAACACCCCAGCGGTGTTCGGCAACTACATCGACGTGTACGACATTAGCCGCGCCGTCGAAGATGGTGCGACCGTGCCGATTTACTACGAATCACGGCTTGCGCGCATTGAGCTGGACGACGACGAGAAACCCAAGATCGACGCCGAGGTGAACGAACTTACGGAGGACGATCCGGAGGTCGAGCAGGAGCGCTTTAAGAAGAAGTGGTCAACTGTTGAAGCCTTGGTCGGCAGTGACAAGCGGCTGGGCTTGGTTGCCAAGGACATGGTCACTCACTTTGAGGATCGCGTGGCGGCCCTGGATGGGAAGGCGATGGTGGTTTGTTTGAGCCGTCGCATCTGCGTGAAGCTGTACGACGAAATCGTGAAATTACGCCCGGACTGGCATAGTGCCGATGACAACGCGGGCGCTGTCAAAATCGTGATGACGGGCGCGGCGAGTGATCCGCAGGAGTGGCAACAGCATATCGGGAACAAGGCGCGGCGTGATTTGCTGGCCAAGCGCGCCCGTGCCCCCAAAGACCCACTAAAGCTGGTGATCGTTCGGGATATGTGGTTGACCGGCTTTGACGCACCGTGCATGCACACGATGTACGTGGACAAGCCGATGCAAGGCCACGGATTGATGCAGGCGATTGCACGCGTGAACCGTGTGTTTCGCGACAAGCCTGCAGGGTTGATCGTGGACTACATCGGCATCGCGCAGAACCTCAAGTCTGCCCTGCAACAGTATTCCAAGAACGACCAGGAGAACACTGGCGTCGATGAAGCGCAGGCCGTCGCTGTGATGATAGAGAAGTACGAGGTGGTGCGAGATATGTACCACGGCTTCGACTACGCATCCGCGATGAGCGGAACGCCACAAGAGCGACTGGCGATGATGGCGGGAGCTATCGAGTGGATTCTCGATCTACAGCAGAAATTGGCAGCAAAGGAAAAGACAGCGGAAGGTAAGAAGAACGCACATCGCCGCTATCAGGACGCGGTGTTGTCTCTGGCCAAGGCGTTCTCACTTGCATCGGCATCTGACGAGGCTCGCGAGATCCGGGAGGAAGTCGGTTTCTTCCAGGCGATCCGAGCGGCGCTAGTCAAGACTAGCACAGGTTCTGGTGTAACCCAGCAAGAGCGCGAGTTGGCGATCCAGCAAATCGTCAGCCGTGCGGTGGTCTCGACCGAGATTGTTGACATCCTGGCTGCTGCAGGCATCAAGAGCCCGGACATCTCCATCCTGTCCGATGAATTCCTGGCTGAAGTTCAGCAGATGGAGCGCAAGAACCTCGCGCTTGAGGCATTGCGCAAATTGATCAACGACGGCATTCGCTCACGGAGTAAGTCCAACGTCGTGCAGACCAAGGCCTTCTCGGAGCGGCTGGAAGACGCGGTGGCCCGTTACCACGCCAATGCAATCACGACTGCCGAGGTGCTGCAGGAACTGATCCGGCTTGCCAAAGACATTCGGGCCGCGCGCCAGCGTGGCGAAGAGCAAGGCTTATCCGAGGATGAAATCGCCTTCTACGACGCGCTGGCCGAGAACGAGAGCGCCATTCAAATGATGGGTGACGACAAACTAAAACTCATCGCACACGAGTTGTTGGTCAGTTTGCGCGAGAACGTATCGGTGGATTGGGCGCATCGTGATTCTGCCCGCGCACGCATGCGAGTTTTGGTGAAACGTATTTTGCGCAAGTATGGCTACCCACCTGATCTGCAAGACGCGGCCGTGCAAACGGTACTGCAGCAGGCTGAAGCGTTGTCACCGACGTGGACGGTGTCGAGGTCCGCCGGTAGTAACGGTAAATGATTCGAGGGGAGGTCTGATGACAAAACAAATTAAACAATCAGCGTCTGTCATGGCCTCCCTCATCATTAGGCAGACCAAGCTTACGCGGGAGTTGCTTCTGTTCGACAGGATTCTGCTTGTATGAACGACAACTCTAAGCAGTCCCCTGTACGTGTGAAAGTCAGGAGTTTTTCGGATTTATTCGGGAAATCGAAGCATCCGTATGCGGTGGATACATATCAGCGGGGATTTGTCTGGAATGATGAAAAGATTCGGCAACTTGCCGATGACTTGGCTGACTACCAGAAAGCGCCTGATCCGAAGCCACCGTACTATATGGGCACGATACTTGTACATTTTCATGCTCAAAAGAAAAAACGTTTCATCATAGATGGCCAGCAGCGGCTGACGGCTTTGTGCGTGCTGTATCAGCAGTTGCAGGGCTGCTTGCCTGAGAAATGTGCACTGACATACTCGCCGCAGTCGGCCCGTCGCATTCGTTGCGCTGCTGGTATTTTTCGGGAGCACTTAAACCTCCCCAACCCTGACATCTTCCGGCAAATCGTCTTCACGGTGATTAGCGTGAATCGAGTGGATCTGGCTTTTACTTTTTTTGACACGCAAAACAACCGGGGGTTCCGCTTCATGCCACGGACTTGCTCAAAGCCTACCACTTGAGGGCGATCGATGGCGAAACAACAGAACGGAAGGAAGCACTTCAAACGCTGTGTGCACGACGATGGGAAGGTATCCAGCAGGGTGCGCCGGTGATGTCGCATGACCAAGAATTTGCACCTAGTCTTTTTACAAAATTCCTCTGGCGTGCCCGCTACTGGACCGGCGGTCGTGTTAATAACGGCGGTCACGATGCACTTATGGAGGAGTTCCAGAAACAGACTTGGGCGCCAGATGGTGACAATGCCACCATTCCGCTCTACCGTTCGCGGAATAATAGGCTTGGCAAAGCACTTTCGCTCACGCGCGATGGGCACAGTGAAATTCACACCAATCGCATTTCGCTGAGCCCCAACGCCGAGGATTTACCCTTTGCAATCCGACAGCCGATTCACAAGGGTATTGGCTTTTTTCT
It encodes the following:
- a CDS encoding ImmA/IrrE family metallo-endopeptidase — its product is MEYRILKSETEHQTALQEVESLVALDPETGSLDGDRLALLALLIEDYEKRAYQFEALDPIEIIEFRMAEQGLRQKDLVPLLGSRSRVSEVLGGKRPLTVQMIRALSSGLGIPADALIGREPNTASHNGESNVEEIDWKRFPYREMERRGWFSAAKISGKNAEEMLRSFLAQIVPSRQAPIMFRRRFRGDKLDEKAYYSTLAWTARVLMRAKEVENDLPRFDPAKISADTLRDLARLSWFSNGPRLAVEFLSKCGIVVIVEPRLPNAVIDGAAMLSEWGKPVIGLTLRIDRTDYFWFTLMHEVVHVWKHLNTTDEAFIDRVERIASTEKNEQKENEANRIARDSFIRRAVWERSSARLAPTHQSIQELADSLHIHPAIVAGRIQFESGHYENFREFLEQGLVQQHFNEVFMT
- a CDS encoding beta family protein, yielding MDSRSVYVPLVKGKRNDLVAVGKVNNDVRQLMKPFVEAMPINPKKPFVEEHVHKLCGYIRKHLPMGDIFVDFFGLMPDAVIPDGTNAILHGFALLKAFGRPVTPAFGFERNDNLWDALGTIARDFDKGFCFRLSRDDLAEYLFDDVWALIIERTAQMRLPQDKIDLLLDLRHIDDDDNTNLAESVVSFLFHNPNVAGYRSIIVAGSSALKTVSDIEKDNVGEVIRQELHLWSTLWRDMPDTVKPTFGDYGVIHPDFSDQNASLKVNAKIRYTAGDKIIYFRGHGLHRPVKDYDQYHDIAARVTSDRRYVDRSRSFGDAYIDDCAKRLIKPGSLGTWVVADMNHHVCYTARQLARLTQELASVATEGEADIALAAV
- a CDS encoding WYL domain-containing protein, whose protein sequence is MSHAQRERLAYIDFRLYFMGEIGRPDLASRFGVAPAGATRDLALYREIAPQNIEFDGSSKIYRIGKEFGSLFNHIPQRVLSALSLGFGDGVNGDAWPMLPCESPAVLSSPRIEVLASICRAIHAKRPIAVRYHSLSRGDSDRVIVPFALVDTGLRWHVRAFDRKSSEFRDFVVTRIEAPTLVDEEPKANERPENDIQWTRIVELDLVPPPRLARPEIIRMDYGMADSSIRMRVRAAFADNMLLRWSVDASPDHSLREEQYRLWLSDPLALYGVENAKLAPGYQAPAAKTAHK
- a CDS encoding class I SAM-dependent DNA methyltransferase, translated to MATNDTNKNGGNLGFEADMFKAADKLRGNMEPSDYKHVALGLIFLKYISDAFEARHKALLAEDPHAAEDKDEYLADNVFWVPKDARWSHLQANAKLPTIGTLIDDAMRAIEKDNESLKGVLPKDYARPALNKVMLGELIDLISGIALNKEGHASRDILGRVYEYFLGQFAGAEGKRGGEFYTPRSVVRVMVEMLEPYQGRIYDPCCGSGGMFVQSEKFVQEHGGRIGDIAIYGQESNYVTWRLAKMNLAVRGIDSDIRWNNDGSFHKDELRDLKADYILANPPFNISDWGGDRLREDVRWKFGAPPVGNANYAWLQHIYHHLAPNGTAGVVLANGSMSSNQSGEGDIRKAMLEADAVDCMLALPGQLFYSTQIPACLWFLARNKYPSKGLRDRRGQVLFIDARKLGVLVDRTRRELTDEEVKKIADTYHAWRGEEGAGEYADVAGFCKSASMDDIRKHGHVLTPGRHVGAADVEDDGEPFEEKMARLSSQWRELRATAAKLDATVEANLKELGYGE
- a CDS encoding restriction endonuclease subunit S, which translates into the protein MANDWRDVSLGDLFKVKHGFAFKGEFFTEEPQDTVLVTPGNFAIGGGFQDGKRKYYIGPVPEDYVLKPGQVAVTMTDLSKESDTLGYAASIPDDSNIWLHNQRVGLLEFKSVVPTSPRFIQYLLRTHEYRSWIVGSATGTTVKHTSPGRIESFVTRIPPIEEQCAIAHILGSLDDKIELNRRANETLEAMARTLFKAWFVDFEPVRAKLEGRWLRGQSLPGLPAHLYDLFPSGLSESELGDIPVGWEIGSFYDAVEIIGGGTPKTSVSEYWDGEIPWFSVVDTPAASDVFVVQTEKSITQAGLNGSSARLITKGTTIISARGTVGNLAIAGCEMAFNQSCYALLGKNGSGSYFVFLFAQRMVEQLKAMAHGSVFSTITRQTFEAVRTVLPPENVLQQFEQSAASLLDAIFGNVNESRSLAQLRDTLLPKLISGELRVPDPERIAGV
- a CDS encoding type I restriction endonuclease subunit R, which translates into the protein MAFLSEAALELALLEQLVGLGYSIEREEDIGPDGHRPERESHDEVVLKKRFENAVALLNPGLPAEARQDAIRKVMQSELPSLLEENRRIHKLLTEGVDVEYYATDGTLTAGKVSLIDFERPKQNDWLAVSQFVVIAGQYNRRTDVVIFVNGLPLGVIELKAPGSGNATLVGAFNQMQTYKKQISALFHTNALLVTSDGITARVGSLSADLERFMPWRTTDGTDVAPKGSPELSTLVEGVFEQRRLLDLLCYFTVFGETGSGLAKIIAGYHQFHAVRHAVNSTVTASAPGGNQRVGVIWHTQGSGKSLLMAFYAGQLVKHPKMANPTLVVLTDRNDLDDQLFATFSMCRDLIRQTPVQADSREDLQKHLARASGGVIFTTLQKFGETSQALTDRRNVIVIADEAHRSQYGFRAKVDAKTGEISYGFAKYMRDALPNASFIGFTGTPIEADDVNTPAVFGNYIDVYDISRAVEDGATVPIYYESRLARIELDDDEKPKIDAEVNELTEDDPEVEQERFKKKWSTVEALVGSDKRLGLVAKDMVTHFEDRVAALDGKAMVVCLSRRICVKLYDEIVKLRPDWHSADDNAGAVKIVMTGAASDPQEWQQHIGNKARRDLLAKRARAPKDPLKLVIVRDMWLTGFDAPCMHTMYVDKPMQGHGLMQAIARVNRVFRDKPAGLIVDYIGIAQNLKSALQQYSKNDQENTGVDEAQAVAVMIEKYEVVRDMYHGFDYASAMSGTPQERLAMMAGAIEWILDLQQKLAAKEKTAEGKKNAHRRYQDAVLSLAKAFSLASASDEAREIREEVGFFQAIRAALVKTSTGSGVTQQERELAIQQIVSRAVVSTEIVDILAAAGIKSPDISILSDEFLAEVQQMERKNLALEALRKLINDGIRSRSKSNVVQTKAFSERLEDAVARYHANAITTAEVLQELIRLAKDIRAARQRGEEQGLSEDEIAFYDALAENESAIQMMGDDKLKLIAHELLVSLRENVSVDWAHRDSARARMRVLVKRILRKYGYPPDLQDAAVQTVLQQAEALSPTWTVSRSAGSNGK
- a CDS encoding DUF262 domain-containing protein, with product MNDNSKQSPVRVKVRSFSDLFGKSKHPYAVDTYQRGFVWNDEKIRQLADDLADYQKAPDPKPPYYMGTILVHFHAQKKKRFIIDGQQRLTALCVLYQQLQGCLPEKCALTYSPQSARRIRCAAGIFREHLNLPNPDIFRQIVFTVISVNRVDLAFTFFDTQNNRGFRFMPRTCSKPTT